In Anthocerotibacter panamensis C109, the sequence ATTGGGGGATGCCCGCGAAGTGGACTGGTTTGCCTACACAGACAGTGTCCCCGATGGCAAAAACCCCCGGATTGGTCAAGCCGATGATATCCCCGGCGTAGGCTTCCTCGATGACCTCGCGCTCCTGCCCAAAAAGCTTTTGCGGGCGGGTGAGGCGGATACGCTTGCCGGTGCGGACATGGTTTACGGTCATGTCCTTCTCAAAACGACCCGAACAGACCCGCACAAAAGCGATACAGTCGCGGTGTTTGGCGTCCATATTCGCCTGGATCTTGAAAACAAACCCCGAGAATTCCTCCGCCCCCGGATCCACAGCACCCCCCTCGACCGCCCGCGCAGTGGGTCTAAGGGCCATTTGTGTGAACGTGTCGAGGAAAAGCTGCACCCCAAAGTTGGTCATCGCTGACCCAAAAAAGACCGGTGTGATCTTCCCTGCCTGAACTCCCTGCAAGTCAAACGCGTCTCCGGCAATATCGAGGATCTCAAGCTCTTCGCGGAACTGCCGGTAGGTGTCCGGGTCGGTCGCAGCTTGAATCCGGGGGTCCTCGATCCCCGTCAATTCCACCGGAGCACGGCGACGCCCATGCTCACTGCCGTCGAAGAGGTGCATCTGCCGGGTCAGCCGGTCATAGACGCCCCTGAAGGTCGGTCCCATGCCGATCGGCCAATTGATGGGGAAGACCCCGATACCCAGGATCTTCTCCAACTCGTCTAAAAGTTGTAAGGGCTCGCGCCCCGGACGGTCCAACTTGTTGATAAACGTAAAAATCGGGATACCCCGTCGGCGGCAGACCTCAAAGAGTTTGCGCGTCTGCGGCTCGATACCCTTGGCGGCGTCGATGAGCATGACGGCATTGTCCGCTGCGGTGAGCGTGCGGTAGGTGTCCTCAGAAAAATCCTGGTGACCGGGCGTATCGAGCAGATTTATTTGCTGCCCCGCATACGGAAATTGGAGGACTGTGGACGTAATCGAAATGCCCCGCTGTTGCTCTAGCGCCATCCAGTCTGAGGTAGCTGCTCGATGGTTGCGCTTAGCCCGCACCGAGCCTGCCAGCTCAATCGCCCCGCCATAGAGGAGCAATTTCTCGGTGAGGGTCGTCTTGCCTGCGTCCGGGTGGGAGATAATAGCGAACGTACAGCGCCGCTGCACTTGTTCTTTGATACTTTCGTTTCCCGCTGTCGTCGCCAGCATGTGCCTTTTCCTGGAACGTCCTAAGCCTATTTAATTTTGGCACCCATTTCAAGGTATTGGGCCGAGTCAACCAGACGATCCCGCATACCCTCTAGATTCATTCTGCCGAAAGATGCGTACTCAGCCCTTTTTGCAGGAAGCTGGCCTGCATCGCCATGAATCGCCCACTCCTTCCGATCCAATCGATTGCACACAGACTCGGGCTTGCCGATAGGTATCTAGAGCCCATCGGGACTTATGGCGCGAAGCTCAAGCTGGAGCTGCTGACTGACCCAGATTACCCACAGCGGGGCAAGCTGGTCTTGGTGACAGCGACCACGCCCACCAAGACTGGAGAAGGAAAGACCGTAGTTGCCATCGGCTTGGCGCAGGGACTGGACCGCTTGGGCAAAAGAGCTTTGGTTACCTCGCGCGAGCCGTCTCTGGGACCAGTTTTTGGGGTGAAAGGGGGCGGCGTCGGGGGGGGATGCGCTCAAGTTGAGCCGAGTCAAAAGATCAATTTGCACTTCCACGGCGATTTTCACGCCATCACCTGCGCCCATAATCTCCTGGCGGCGATGCTTGACGCACAGGTCTTCCATGGCAATGACCTGGGTCTTGACTGCGCTCAGATCACCTGGCCCCGCACGCTCGATATGAATGACCGACCGCTGCGTCAGGTCACGATTGGGCTGGGAGGAAAAAGGAATGGACCGCTCCGAGAAACCAATTTTGTCATTACGGCTGCTTCCGAGATTATGGCCTTAGTAGGATTAGCTGACAGTCGCGAAGATTTGCGTCATCGTCTTGCAGCTCTTGTTGTCGGGTACACGCAGAGCGGTCAACCGGTCCGGGCGGCTGACTTGGGGGCTACAGGCGCGATGATGGTCCTGCTCTACGAAGCCATCTTGCCGAACTTGGTACAGACGACAGAAGGGACGCCTGCGCTGATTCACACCGGACCCTTTGCCAATCTTGCCCATGGCACGAGTAGTGTGCTCGCGCAGGCGATGGGACTGCGGCTAGCCGACTATGTCATCAATGAAACCGGGTTTGGCGCTGACTTGGGCGCAGAAAAGTACGTCAATCTGGTGATGCGGTCATCCGGCTTAAAGCCTGCTGCTGCTGTGCTCGTCACAACGGTCCAGGGTCTTCAGAATCAGGGTCAAGGGGTCCTGGAGCAAGGATTCTCCAATCTTGCCCAACATATCCAGATTTTGCGCCGCTTGGGAGTCCCGCTGGTCGTGGCTATCAACCGCTTCCAGGAGGATAGCGAACCTGATTTAGCGCGTGTCGCCAGCTATTGCACGGCTGTTGGGTTACCCGTTTCGATTGTCGAGGCGTTTGCAAAAGGAGGAGCAGGCGCGGTGGATCTGGCTCAGAAGGTTGTGGCAGTCCTCGAAAAGGAAGACGGGTCAGTACAACCGCTCTACGCGCTCGAAGACAGCCTTGAGCAGAAGATCCAGACTGTCGCCCAAGAAGTGTACGGCGCGGCGGGCATCATGGTCAGCGAAAGAGCGCAGATGAAGTTGCAGCAATTCACGGAGTTAGGTTTTGCCAACCTACCTATTTGTATGGCTAAGACCCCATACTCGATTTCTGACGATCCCAAGCGCTTGGGTGCGCCTTCAGGTTGGATGCTGCGGGTGACGGATGCTGTTTTGGCAGCCGGGGCTGGTTTTATCGTGGTGCTTGCCGGGGATGTGCTGTTGATGCCTGGGTTGCCGAAGGTCTCCCGTGCGCTGTCCTTGGATGTTGACAGCATGGGCCAGATCACGGGCTTTTAACGCTACAGGACGGCGTAGAGCCCGTCTAAGGTCAAACTCTGCACGCCATCCTTACCAGGGAGGACCACCTCGACCCGGTGCGGACCGGGAGATACCCGAAATCCGTGGACCCGGACTTTGACCTGATGATCTGTAACTTCCTGCTCTACTTGAAGGAATTGCTCGCGGGGCAGCGCGACAGCAAGAGGACCAGCCAAAACGGTGCGCGCAATGGTCGAGACATCGGTGCCATCCACCAATACTTGGACTTGACTCCAGTCATAGCGGTCAAGGGTAGCCTTCCCACTGTCCACCAGCACCATGACATCAATCGGATTGCGCAGGGCACTGCTGGGCTTGGGCGTGATCGACAGGCTCTGGGCCATCACGGGAATCTGTAAGAGGAGCGCCAGGATTACCAGAGAGAAAATTTTATTCACGGCTCACAGAAAGACACTGCTGGAAAGATGTTCGGCGGTAGCCTGGACCGAGGCAATAGCCCGGTCATAAGGGAGCCGAGTCGGCCCCAACACCCCGACAGAACCCAAGGTCACGCCCTGATAGGCAAAAGTGCGGCTCACCAGACTACAGCTATGCATCGGGGTAAAAGGATTTTCGCTCCCGATACGCACAGTGACCCGTTGACCCGCTCCATCTTTGAGGATGAGGGCTCCTAGGTTGAGGCGTTCTTGCTCCAGTAGACTGACCATCTCCCAAAGGCGTTGCGGCTGGGTGAATTCAGGCTGGCGCAGCACGGTGCTCAAGCCACTCACAAAGACCTGCCCGACGGTCGGAGCTAGGATCTCTTCACGGATCACCTCAACCAAACTACGCAAAAACTCGGCCCACGCCCGGAACTCTTGCCACAGAGGCTCACTCTGGTCGCTTGCAAAGTCCTTGAGCGTGCGGTTGGAGAGGTGGGTGTTGAGGAAATTGTTGATGGGCTCTAACTCATCTTCAGAAACTTCAGCCGGTAGGTCCAATAACAACGAGCGCGTCTGAAGATTGTCGGTCACTACAATCAGCAAGACGTGCCCCTCACTCACAGGCACCAGCCGCAGGTGGCGAATGGAGGTCAATACTCCGGTGGGGGCGGTGATCAAAGCGACACACCCTGTGAGCATCGAGAGCAACCGGGCTGCCCGTTCCAGAAAACTCTCCAGCGTGCGGTGCAACTCCTCCCCCAATTCTTGGAGGACAGCCTCGCGCATCTGCTGCACCAAATCTTCAGAGGGGGCGAGCAGCTCGTCTACATAGACCCGATAGCCAGAGTCAGAAGGGATTCGTCCTGCTGAAGTATGCGGCTGAAACAAAAGCCCCGCTTGCTCCAGCGCATTCATGGCGTTGCGGATCGAAGCCGAACTCAAGTCGAAGCGGTAGGCTTCCGCCAGGATCTTTGAGCCTACCGGCTCGGCGGTATCGATATAGCGCTTGACTGTTGCCCAGAGAATCTGACGGTGACGGGGGTTGAGCTTCATCGGTTGTTCGCCTCGAGACAGCGCTCACAGGTCCCAAATAAGTCTACGCTACAGCGCTGAACCTGCCCTTTGACGGAAGGCTGAATCTTGAAAAGATTCGTAGGATCGGGCAGGTCAATGTCGTGGATCATCCCACATTGGGTGCAATGGAAGTGATGATGGGGATCAGGACGCCAGCCGTAACGGTTACCCTGGGGGTCTTTCAAAACCTCAATAAACTCGCGGCGAGCCAGGGCTTCTAAATTCTGGTAGACCGAGGAATAGCCCACCGGCTGCCCCATCTGAATTAACTGTTGATAGATTGCCCCGGCACTCAGGTGGTTATCGGTGTGACAGAGCAGGTCCAGGATAGCCCGACGCTGCGGGCTTAGCCGCATACCCAAAAGCTTACAGCGCTCTAGCACTGCTTCAAAATTATCTCGGGGGTGCGTTTGGACCATGGCGTACTCTGAGGGATTAAAGAGAAAGGGACCATCAACTTATTAACATTTTAGCCAGAATTCAGCCCATCCGTGTATACTGTGGCACCGCTTGGGGAGAGCAGAGCATGGTTGTAGTTTGTTGTGCACCATCTTTCGTGGAAGCACAAGGTAGTCAGGACTACAGTTTCTAGGGTATGGCTTTGGCCCATTCCTACAAAAAACTTTCGCCAGTATCGCGTATAGACCTGAATAGAGAGATCGTTTATATTGTTGCAAGTGCCTACTTGCATGATTTATGTGTCGCGCCAATGGTTCCCGCATCCAGACTCGTACCCGTATCCTGAATGCCGCCCTCCAGGTTTTCGCCCAGGCTGGTGTGCAGGGGGCCACAACCCGTGAGATTGCCCGAGTAGCCGGGGTGAACGAGGTGACGCTGTTTCGCCATTTCATCAGTAAAGAACTGTTGCTCACAGCCACCATCCAACAAGTTCTGGCCGTCCAGAACGAGGCGCTAACCCGTATGGAGGAATGGACCCAAGATCTCTATGGGGATTTGAAGTACTATGCCGGTCTCTACAACCAGACCCTGGAGGAGTATGAAGACCTCGTGCGCACCTTCATTGGGGAGGCTCGCCGTCGCCCCGAAACCACCCGTCAGGTGATCCAGCAGGCCGTCCAACCGCTCCGAGGCAGGCTTGTAGCCTATCTACATCAGGCCCAACAAGAAGGCAGGGTGCGCTCCCAGGTCAACCCCGAAGCGGCTATTGATCTGTTCACCGGCATGTTGCTGGCGGGGATGCTCTTGCGGGGGGCCGCCACGATACCGCTGGCCTATGAACGAGAGCACTATCTTGAGAGTTGCGTAGATATTTTTGTATCTGGGATTCAGACCCACGCGCAAGCGGTCACAACGTTCCCAAGCGTGGCTGCACCGAGCAGAGCACAACCGTGAACTATACCAGGGAGAGGGGCCATGCAGTGGAAGAGGCTGAGTGATCTGAGCAAAAGGGGGGCAGTCCTCCCTATACTGTTTGTGCTGGCTGCCTGTAGTGTCTCGGGCAAAGAAACAGCCAAAGTCCGCCCCGGCATCCCGGTCAAACTATCGGTTGTCACCACCGGGGTCATCCATGAAACTTCCGAATACGTGGGACGGGTAGCTTCGCGCCGCTCGGTGGTACTCCAACCACAAATTGAAGGCCAGGTCACGCAGATCCTGGTCCGTCCCGGAGACCGGGTCGCAGCCGGGGCGCTCCTCATCCAAGTAGACCCAGCCCGTCAGCAGGCTACCTTGAGTAGCGTTCAGGCTCAAGCTCAGTCCGATGAGGCCAGCCTCCAGAGTGCTCAGGCGTTACTCAAGTCCTACACGGCCAATCGTTTAGGGCGAGAGGCCGATGTGGAGTTTGCCCAACAGGAGTATCAGCGCTTTAACGAGCTGTTTAAGAGCGGTGCTGTCTCCAAGCAGCAGTTAGACCAAGCCAACAACCGCCTGCGCTCTGCTCAGTCCGATCTCGCAGCCATCCAGGCGCAGATCCAGGCCCAGCAGGCGACCATCGTCCGTGCTCAACGGGAATATCAAAAATCCCGTGCCGACAGCCGTGCGCAACAGGTGCAGTTGCAGTACTACCGCATCAACGCTCCATTTGCTGGGATTGTCGGAGATATCCCCGTCAAGGTCGGGGATGCGGTCACGCCTGCTACGCGGCTAACCAGCGTGACCCAGAATGATCAACTGGAGGTCGCCCTGGATATCCCCATCGAGCGGGCTCCCGAGTTGCGCCTGGATATGCCCGTGGAGTTGTTGGACCGCACCGGTCAGATGCTAGGCACCAGCAAGCTCTTTTTTATCGCACCCCAGGCGAGTACCGACACGCAATCCATCCAGATCAAGTCGATTTACGACAACCGTAAGGGGCAGCTCAGAGCCGACCAGTTCATCCGTGCCCGCGTGGTCTGGGACCGGCGTCCGGGGGTACTGGTCCCCACTTCTGCCGTGTCGCAATTGGGCGGACAGGACTTCATCTTCGTGGCAGAAGGAGAACCGAACAAGCTGGTGGCTCGCCAAAAGCTGATCCAGGTGGGGAACATTGCAGGCAACACCTATCCAGTCCTGCAAGGGCTCAAACCGGGCGAGAAAATTATCACCTCGGGTACCCAAAATCTGACTGACGGGACTCCGATCACCCCTGAATCTTGACGCTGCCCTATCGCCTCAGGAGACCCGACGATGTTTGTCGAATTTTTTATCAAGCGCCCCATCTTTGCATCGGTCTTTGCGCTGGTGATCATGCTGGCTGGAGCGGTCAGTATTCCCACCCTGCCCATCGCCCAGTATCCCAACGTTACTCCCCCCCAGGTGAGCGTCACCGCCAACTACACCGGAGCGAGCGCTGCGGTCGTCGAATCGGCGGTCACCACCCCTCTAGAACAACAGATCAACGGGGTCCAGGGCTTGAAGTATGTCTCCTCTACCAGCGGGAACGATGGCCTGAGCACGATTAACGTGACCTTCGAGTTGGGGCGCGACCTGGATGCCGCTGCTGTGGATGTCCAGAACCGGGTCTCCACAGCCCAAGGTCGTCTACCCAACGAAGTGCGCACCACCGGAGTCACCATCAACAAGGTCTCTACGTCTCTGGTCCTGGCGATCGGCTTGGGTTCAGCCAAGGGCGAGTATAACAGTCTCTTTTTGAGCAACTACGCCGACCTCTATATCCGGGATGCCCTCAAGCGGGTGAAGGGCGTCGGGGACGTGCGTATCTTTGGGGAGCGCAAGTACTCCATGCGTCTCTGGCTCGACCCCAATCGACTCGCCAACCGCCAACTCACCGCGCTAGATGTGGTCAATGCCCTGCGTGAACAGAACGTGCAGGTGGCCGCCGGACAGATCGGACAACCGCCCACCGTAGACGGACAGCGCTACCAATTGAGCATCCGGGCGGGGGGGCGGCTAAAAAATCCTGCTGAGTTTGGTGAGGTCATCCTCAAAACGGGTGCGGATGGCTCCCTGGTCAAGTTGCGCGATGTGGGCCGCGCCGAGTTAGGAGCCGAAGACTACAGCACGTTCCTCCGCTTCAATGGGCGGGAGGCGGTGGGTTTGGGTATTTACCAACTCCCGGACGCCAACGCGCTGGACGTGGCGAAGGGGGTCAAAGAGCAGATGGACCTGCTGGCGAAACGTTTCCCGGCGGGAATGCAGTATAAAGTAGCGCTCGACACGACCCTGGCGGTAACCGAGTCGATCCGCGAAGTCCTCTTCACCCTGGGCGAGGCGATTCTGCTGGTGGTCCTGGTGATTTTTGTGTTTCTGCAAAACTGGCGCACAACGTTGATCCCCGCTTTGACGATTCCAGTGTCTTTGATTGGGACATTTGCGTTTATCAAACTTTTCGGTTTCTCTATCAATAACCTGACGCTATTTGGGCTGACCCTGGCGACAGGATTGGTAGTGGATGATGCTATCGTCGTCATCGAGAATATTGCCCGCCTCATGGAGGAGAAGGGGCTCAGGCCCATGGAAGCGGCGGTTGAAGCGATGGGCGAAGTGACTGGGGCTTTGATTGCTACAGCCTTAGTTCTGGTGGCGGTCTTTGTCCCGGTGGCATTCTTTCCGGGGACGACGGGGCAACTCTACAAGCAGTTCGCGCTGACCATCGCTTTCTCGGTCGCCCTGTCTGCCTTTAACGCGCTGACCTTGACGCCTGCGCTCTCGGCATTGCTCCTGAACCATCGGGAACCTTCCAGCAATCGCTTCTTTGACGGGTTCAACCAGACTTTTGAGACGGCACGCAGGGGCTACCGCACTTCATTGCGCTTTTTGCTGCGCTTCAAAACGGTGACGCTTCTGCTTTTTACCCTGTCCTTGGGAGCGACCTACTGGCTCTATCAGCGCGTGCCGGGAGGCTTTATCCCAAATGAGGACCAAGGCTACTTCCTGATCACGCTCCAAGGGCCGCAGGGGGTCTCACTCAACTACACCAGTCAAGCCGTCAAGCAAGTGGAAGAGATTCTTTTGAAGCAGCCGGAAGTGGTGGGAGTCTTCGCGGTGGGTGGTTTTGGGCTGACCGGCAACGGCTCTAACAATGCGACCATCTTTGCTTCGCTCAAGCCCTGGGAAGAGCGCAAGGGACCGGGGCAGACCCTCGACGGCTTCATCAACCGCATTCGCGGACCCCTGGCTGGGATCACCGACGCGGTCGCCATTCCTTTTAATCCCCCAGCGATCCAGGGCTTGGGAAGGTTCGGCGGTTTCCAGTTCGAGCTTCAGGACCAGCTTGGCACCGACCTCAATGCCCTAGCTCAAGCGAATGACACCCTCATCCAAAAAGCCAACGCTCAACCGGATCTACGCGGGGTCTTCTCCAGCTTCAAGGCCAACACGCCACAACTGGTGGTCGAAGTGGACCGGGAGAAAGCCAAGGCTTTGGGGGTGATGCTAGGAGATATTTTCAGCACCCTCCAGGCTTTTTTGGGCTCTCAATATATCAATGATTTTGACCTGGGGCCACGTAACTATCGGGTCTTCATCCAGGCGGATGCACCCTTTCGCTCCAATCCTGAGGACATCAAGCGGCTCTATGTGCGTGCCCAAAACGGAGCCCTGGTCTCCTTAGCAAATCTGCTCACCGTCACGCGCAGCACTGCTCCTCAAAACATCACCCACTACAACTTGGCACGCTCCACGGAGATCAACGGCTCAGCCGCTCCGGGGGTCAGCTCAGGCCAAGCCCTCCAGACGATGGAGAGACTGGCCCAAGAAGTCTTGCCCCAGGGGATGACCTTTGCCTGGTCGGGGATCTCCCTGGAGCAGATCGAAGGGGGTAGCCAAGCGGTGATTATCTTTGCCCTGGGCGTGGTGTTGGTGTTTCTGGTGCTCGCGGCGCAGTATGAGAGCTTGACGGACCCGCTGGTGATCCTGCTCTCGGTCCCGCTTGCCATTCTAGGAGCACTCTTCGCGCAGTCACTGAGAGGACTATCCAACGATGTCTTCTGCCAGATCGGTCTGGTGATGCTCGTGGGACTAGCCAGTAAGAACGCGGTCCTCATCGTCGAGTTCGCCAATCAACTCCGGGAGCGGGGGTTACCTTTGGTTACAGCGGCGGTGGAGGCGGCACAGACCCGGCTCAGGCCAATTCTGATGACTTCTTTTGCCTTTATCCTGGGCATCTTTCCTCTGGTCATTGCGGAGGGAGCAGGCGCGGCTAGCCGTAATTCCCTGGGTACGGCGGTCTTTGGAGGGATGATCGTCTCGACGTTCTTGAGTCTCTATATTGTCCCGACGCTGTACGTGGTAGTCGCGCTGATTCGAGAACAGGTGGGGTCTAAGAAGGCATTGCCGCTGCCTAAGTTGCCCTGGGGTGAATGATCTATTCCCACTCGCCTTTGGCATGGTCGTCTTCGTAGTCAGTGCGGAAGACTTCGTAGCCGCCCACAGCGTAGGTGCGCTCTTCGGAGTTGGCGCGGTCAAAGACGTTCTGGCCTTCGACCCAGGTTTGCTCGATGTGGCTATAGACGCTGAGCGGATCGCCAGAGAGGAGAATAAAATCGGCGTCTTTGCCCGGTTCCAGCGAACCTACCCGCTGGTCGAGGCCCAGCATCTTGGCTCCGGTCAGGGTCATCGCCTCCAGCGCTTTGGTGCGGGTCATCCCGGCGCGGACCCCGATGGCGGCTGAGCGTAGGAACCAGCGCGAGTCTGTGATCCCGTCGTCGGTGTGGTAGGCCACAGGAACGCCTGCCTTCTCTAGGGCAGCGCCATTCTCCATGCTGAGGTCTACCGTTTCGAGTTTACCGCCGGGGGAGTCGAGGGTGATGATCGAACAGGGTACCCCAGCGGCGGCGATTGCTTGGGCTACTTTCCAGGCTTCACTGACATGGTGGAGGACGGGGCGAAAGCCAAATTCCTGACCGAGGCGGATGGCTGTGAGAATATCGTCCTGACGATGGGTGTGGAAGTGCACGATGCGCTTACCGTCGAGGACTTGTACTAAAGCTTCCATTTGCAAGTCGCGCTCGGGGAGCTTTTGGGGATCCCCCTTGGCGGCTTTGATTTTGTCGCGGTATTGTCTGGCCTTGACAAACATTTGTCGGGCGAGGGCTGCGGACTTGGCGCGGGTTCCCGGAAAGGGCGGTTCGCCGATCGAGTTCGTACCGTTAGCCATCTTGAGCCCGCCACAGATATCTTTGAGCGGATCTTTGCAGTAGAGCAGGTCATTGATCGTCCGGGCGTGGGCGCGGAGTTTTAGGTAGACCGTTTGACCGCTCAGGAGGTGACCAGACCCCGGCATGACATTGACGGTGGTGATCCCCCCAGCACGGGCTTTATTGAGGGTGGCGCTACGGACATTGAGCGCATCGAGGATACGGATTTCGGGATTGAGCGGGGCAGAGCGGTCCGCGCCATCTCCTTCCCCGACATGGGAATGGGTATCCACGAGACCGGGCATGAGCACTTTGCCGGTGACCTCTGTGATTTTTGCCCCGTTGGGAATAGCTATCTGGTCCGCCGGTCCTACGGCGACAATCTTGCCTTTGTGAACGATAAGGGTGCCCTTGGCAATCGGTGGCCCACTGATGGGGTAGATTTTGGCTCCTCGGAAAACCTGGATTTGCTCTTGTGCTTGCAGCGAAGGCGCACTAAGGGTCGCCAAAAGCAATAGCAGGGGGATGGTCTGTCTCATTGCAAAACACTCCCAAAAACGGACCGCTGGGGGCAAGGTTTACTGCGCCATAAGGCGCTTTTACTCTACCATGGCTCCAGCATGATATAGGTCTACAAAACCTGAAGAGTCAAGATTTAGGCTTTCGGGTAATGAGGTGGTTTGAACATATGTTTTGTATTCTAGAAAACATATATTTAGCCAATAACTAATTATCATTTTAGGCAAACAATGGATCAATAGTTTCTGAGAGGAGCAACGCGTGTCTGGTCTCAAAAATCTATCCTTAGCCTTTGCTGGCTTGACTTTGATGACTGGGTTGGTAGCTGCCCCCCAAGCTCAAGCAGCGACCTTTGCCTATACGGGGACGACTGTCGGATCCCCGGTCTGGAATCGCCCACTTGCGGGCACGCCCCCGAACGGTCTTTCAGGCGTTGGCACTGCCACTCCTTTCAGCTTCCAGCCCTTCTTTGTCAATCTTTCAGGCTCTTACACCTTTTTGAGTCTTGGGGTTACTCCTACGAACTGGGACAACTACACTTTTCTTTACCAAAATACCTTCAGCCCAACAGCTCAATTGACCAATGCTTTGACTGGGAATGATGACAACCCAACTATCGGTCGCTCTGGATTCACCTTTAATCTGACCGCCGGTACTCAGTATTTCTTTGTGACCACGGGTTTTGCGAATACTGACACGGGGATCTTTAATAACACCATTACCGGACCGGGTAATATCTTCGCCGGTTCACCCTCGGCAGTACCCGAACCTGCTTCTATGGCTGGGATGCTGGCCTTTGGAGCGGTTGGGGTAGCCACCCGCTTGCGTCGT encodes:
- a CDS encoding amidohydrolase family protein; translation: MRQTIPLLLLLATLSAPSLQAQEQIQVFRGAKIYPISGPPIAKGTLIVHKGKIVAVGPADQIAIPNGAKITEVTGKVLMPGLVDTHSHVGEGDGADRSAPLNPEIRILDALNVRSATLNKARAGGITTVNVMPGSGHLLSGQTVYLKLRAHARTINDLLYCKDPLKDICGGLKMANGTNSIGEPPFPGTRAKSAALARQMFVKARQYRDKIKAAKGDPQKLPERDLQMEALVQVLDGKRIVHFHTHRQDDILTAIRLGQEFGFRPVLHHVSEAWKVAQAIAAAGVPCSIITLDSPGGKLETVDLSMENGAALEKAGVPVAYHTDDGITDSRWFLRSAAIGVRAGMTRTKALEAMTLTGAKMLGLDQRVGSLEPGKDADFILLSGDPLSVYSHIEQTWVEGQNVFDRANSEERTYAVGGYEVFRTDYEDDHAKGEWE
- a CDS encoding PEP-CTERM sorting domain-containing protein (PEP-CTERM proteins occur, often in large numbers, in the proteomes of bacteria that also encode an exosortase, a predicted intramembrane cysteine proteinase. The presence of a PEP-CTERM domain at a protein's C-terminus predicts cleavage within the sorting domain, followed by covalent anchoring to some some component of the (usually Gram-negative) cell surface. Many PEP-CTERM proteins exhibit an unusual sequence composition that includes large numbers of potential glycosylation sites. Expression of one such protein has been shown restore the ability of a bacterium to form floc, a type of biofilm.) is translated as MSGLKNLSLAFAGLTLMTGLVAAPQAQAATFAYTGTTVGSPVWNRPLAGTPPNGLSGVGTATPFSFQPFFVNLSGSYTFLSLGVTPTNWDNYTFLYQNTFSPTAQLTNALTGNDDNPTIGRSGFTFNLTAGTQYFFVTTGFANTDTGIFNNTITGPGNIFAGSPSAVPEPASMAGMLAFGAVGVATRLRRQKTKV